The following are from one region of the Advenella mimigardefordensis DPN7 genome:
- a CDS encoding Fe-S cluster assembly transcription factor translates to MRLTTKGRFAVTAMIDLALRQNGGPITLAAISERQNISLSYLEQLFGKLRRHELVDSVRGPGGGYTLAKFAREITIADIIFAVDEPIDATSCGSKTDCSTGKNGSLSGKCMTHDLWTRLNRTVVDYLDSVSLQDLVDQQRMRQLEHQADSPVVQMKKTPDALASVIA, encoded by the coding sequence ATGCGTCTTACTACAAAAGGTCGTTTCGCTGTTACCGCCATGATTGATCTCGCCCTGCGCCAGAATGGCGGGCCCATTACTCTTGCGGCAATCAGCGAGCGGCAGAATATTTCCCTGTCCTATCTCGAACAGCTGTTTGGCAAGTTGCGTCGTCACGAACTGGTTGACAGCGTACGCGGGCCGGGCGGAGGCTATACATTGGCCAAATTCGCCCGTGAAATCACGATTGCAGACATCATTTTTGCAGTAGATGAGCCGATTGACGCCACCAGTTGTGGCAGCAAGACAGACTGTTCTACCGGCAAGAATGGGTCGCTTAGCGGCAAATGCATGACGCATGACCTGTGGACCCGGCTGAACCGCACCGTTGTAGATTATCTTGACTCGGTCTCATTGCAGGATCTGGTCGATCAGCAGCGCATGCGTCAGCTTGAACACCAGGCCGATTCTCCGGTTGTGCAAATGAAAAAGACACCTGATGCCCTGGCATCTGTTATCGCTTAA
- a CDS encoding Zn-dependent hydrolase, translating to MMKANQQRYWDALMELGTVTEASLPYTRRSFSDTFLKGRQWIADRMQQLDMRVHVDPAGNLVGRLDGADSTRGVIAIGSHSDTVPGGGRFDGVAGVVAGLECVASLRERGIRLNHTLEVIDFLAEEPSEWGQSCIGSRGISGHLSDDILQCAHPQTGELLADAIVRMGGKPTSLVRREDIKAFFELHIEQGCVLENEALPIGIVSAIVGIIRVRLTFKGQAAHAGTTPMHMRSDALLAAAQTACDIRHFAARMSGEQPEHYVVATCGQFNVKPNASNVVPGFAEISVEMRSDHRPSMEALHRQLEKIAAEAAATYQVTLLSCETVTDTQPVVCAPQLMAHIRDASDSLGLPYKVMPSGAGHDAAFLSHISPSAMIFVPSKEGKSHCAQEWTSAEELAQGISVLIDAIERFDGAVNN from the coding sequence ATGATGAAAGCCAATCAGCAACGTTATTGGGACGCCCTGATGGAACTGGGCACCGTGACAGAGGCATCTTTACCGTATACAAGGCGCTCCTTTAGTGACACCTTTCTGAAAGGACGCCAATGGATAGCCGATAGAATGCAACAGCTGGACATGAGGGTGCATGTCGATCCGGCCGGCAATCTCGTGGGGCGGCTGGACGGCGCCGATAGCACGCGCGGGGTGATCGCTATCGGTTCACATAGCGATACCGTGCCAGGCGGCGGTCGCTTTGATGGCGTAGCCGGTGTTGTTGCCGGGCTGGAGTGTGTTGCTTCGCTGCGAGAGCGCGGTATCCGGCTGAATCATACGCTTGAAGTAATCGATTTTCTGGCTGAAGAACCCAGTGAATGGGGCCAGTCCTGCATAGGCAGCAGGGGTATCAGTGGTCATTTGTCAGACGATATTTTGCAGTGTGCGCATCCGCAGACCGGCGAATTGCTTGCAGATGCGATTGTTCGTATGGGCGGCAAGCCGACTTCCCTGGTCAGGCGAGAAGATATCAAGGCGTTTTTTGAGCTCCATATCGAACAGGGATGCGTGCTGGAAAACGAAGCCTTGCCGATCGGCATTGTCAGTGCGATTGTGGGCATCATCAGGGTGCGCCTGACATTTAAGGGGCAGGCAGCACATGCGGGAACGACCCCCATGCATATGCGCAGCGACGCATTACTGGCGGCGGCACAGACAGCCTGTGATATTCGCCATTTTGCAGCACGCATGTCCGGTGAGCAACCGGAGCATTACGTTGTTGCCACTTGCGGCCAATTCAATGTCAAACCCAATGCCAGCAATGTGGTTCCAGGATTCGCTGAAATTTCAGTTGAAATGCGATCGGATCATCGGCCAAGCATGGAAGCCTTGCATCGGCAGTTGGAGAAAATAGCAGCTGAGGCAGCCGCCACGTATCAGGTGACCCTGCTGTCTTGCGAGACTGTCACCGATACCCAGCCGGTTGTCTGTGCGCCGCAACTGATGGCCCATATCCGTGATGCCAGCGATAGCCTGGGCTTGCCGTATAAGGTGATGCCCAGCGGCGCTGGTCATGACGCTGCATTTTTGAGTCATATCAGTCCTTCAGCAATGATTTTTGTACCCAGCAAAGAAGGTAAAAGTCATTGCGCACAAGAGTGGACATCTGCAGAAGAACTTGCGCAGGGCATCAGTGTATTGATTGATGCAATAGAACGATTCGACGGTGCAGTCAACAATTAA
- the hscB gene encoding Fe-S protein assembly co-chaperone HscB: MTEPAASHFSLFGLPEQFAVSLPDLEQAWKTVSARVHPDRYSTASAAEKRVAMQWSSRINEAYQVLKNPLARARYLCEQAGADIGAENNTAMAPQFLMAQMEWHEALDELRDAPDAERVRAFLDTLEQAETDLYAQLQTLLDVQKDIPAATAKVREGMFISKIHQDAKALLRQPK; the protein is encoded by the coding sequence GTGACAGAGCCGGCAGCATCGCATTTCTCGTTATTTGGCTTACCTGAGCAGTTCGCCGTGTCATTGCCCGATCTGGAACAGGCATGGAAGACCGTGTCTGCCAGAGTGCATCCCGACCGTTACTCGACCGCATCGGCGGCCGAGAAACGGGTTGCCATGCAATGGTCATCGCGCATTAATGAGGCCTATCAGGTCCTTAAGAATCCTTTGGCACGGGCACGTTATTTGTGTGAGCAGGCGGGAGCCGACATTGGCGCTGAAAATAACACAGCGATGGCTCCACAATTTTTGATGGCACAAATGGAGTGGCACGAAGCGCTGGACGAGCTACGGGATGCGCCCGATGCAGAGCGCGTACGTGCGTTTCTGGATACTCTGGAGCAAGCCGAGACCGATCTGTATGCGCAATTGCAGACGCTGCTCGATGTTCAGAAAGACATTCCGGCGGCGACCGCAAAAGTGCGCGAAGGCATGTTCATCTCGAAAATCCATCAGGACGCCAAAGCGTTGCTGCGTCAACCTAAATAG
- a CDS encoding dihydroorotase, whose protein sequence is MTAFDLVVTGHLVLAHGEIPNGYVAIHQGKVAHVGSAQAGLPAAKQTERFSDCYVFPAAIDSQVHSRSQKGQEDFLWSTRSAAAGGVGTIVDMPYDAGMLICNAQRFEQKKQEAQQQARVDFALYGTVHPDEGAGNIDEMVAAGAIGFKFSTFGTDPQRFPRIPPFTMHDCFAAISQYGLIAGVHNEDDEVVKHLIDRVQSKGQTDYTGHSASRPVYAENLAVLQVYELGADTGCRAHVVHCSNGRGYEICASYQRQGFPATMEACLHYLVLSEEDDVSQLGGRGKVNPPIRGRGEREALWQHLVAGNLTVVSTDHVSWSLDRKSHTNMFENASGATGLEVLLPLMVTEAARRNIPLSKIVQVLTYNVARLFSIHDTKGALEVGRDADLVILKKDPYVYEGKASGQNFSDWSPYDGRTIDFKVQKTMVRGNWVFDGHTVTAEPGSGRFVRPLSTAGLSS, encoded by the coding sequence ATGACAGCATTCGATCTGGTCGTGACCGGCCATCTGGTATTGGCGCATGGAGAAATTCCCAATGGCTATGTAGCGATACATCAGGGTAAAGTAGCCCATGTCGGATCCGCGCAGGCCGGGCTGCCGGCGGCAAAACAGACGGAACGCTTTTCCGACTGCTACGTCTTTCCGGCAGCCATCGATTCGCAAGTGCATAGTCGTAGTCAGAAAGGGCAGGAGGATTTTCTCTGGTCAACGCGCTCGGCCGCCGCCGGCGGCGTCGGAACAATTGTGGATATGCCCTACGATGCGGGGATGCTGATTTGCAATGCGCAGCGATTTGAGCAGAAAAAGCAGGAGGCGCAGCAGCAGGCGCGGGTCGATTTTGCGCTTTACGGGACGGTGCATCCGGACGAAGGCGCGGGCAACATCGATGAAATGGTCGCTGCCGGTGCCATTGGTTTCAAGTTTTCAACTTTCGGTACCGACCCGCAGCGTTTCCCGCGCATTCCCCCATTTACCATGCATGACTGTTTTGCTGCCATCAGCCAGTATGGCTTGATCGCTGGCGTACATAATGAGGACGACGAGGTCGTCAAGCACCTGATCGATCGGGTGCAAAGCAAGGGCCAAACGGATTACACCGGCCACTCGGCCAGCAGGCCTGTGTATGCCGAGAACCTGGCTGTGCTTCAGGTGTATGAGCTGGGCGCCGACACCGGCTGCCGGGCGCATGTTGTACATTGCTCCAACGGTCGCGGTTATGAGATTTGCGCGTCATACCAGCGCCAGGGGTTCCCAGCGACGATGGAAGCCTGTCTGCACTATTTAGTGTTATCCGAAGAAGATGATGTAAGCCAATTGGGCGGGCGAGGTAAAGTTAATCCACCCATTCGAGGTCGGGGCGAGCGCGAAGCGCTCTGGCAGCATCTGGTCGCAGGCAACCTCACGGTGGTATCAACCGACCATGTGAGTTGGTCGCTGGATCGCAAGTCCCATACGAATATGTTCGAGAATGCCTCTGGCGCGACCGGTCTGGAGGTATTGTTGCCGCTGATGGTCACAGAGGCTGCCAGGCGCAATATACCTTTGAGTAAGATTGTGCAGGTACTGACCTACAATGTGGCGCGACTTTTCAGCATCCACGATACGAAAGGGGCGCTAGAGGTCGGGCGGGATGCGGATCTGGTCATCCTGAAAAAAGATCCGTACGTATATGAAGGCAAGGCAAGCGGGCAGAATTTCTCCGATTGGAGTCCGTACGATGGTCGTACGATTGACTTCAAAGTGCAGAAAACCATGGTGCGCGGCAACTGGGTATTTGATGGCCATACGGTCACCGCCGAACCGGGTAGTGGCCGGTTTGTCCGGCCCTTATCGACAGCAGGATTATCATCATGA
- a CDS encoding IscS subfamily cysteine desulfurase, which translates to MLKLPVYLDYSATTPVDPEVVEKMVPWLYEEFGNPASRSHSFGWTAEEAVENARKQVADLVNADPREIVWTSGATESDNLAIKGAAQFYKERGKHLITVKTEHKAVLDTMRELERQGFEVTYLDVQENGLIDMDVLKAAIRPDTILLSVMFVNNEIGVIQDIPAIGELCREKGIIFHVDAAQATGKVDIDLSTLKVDLMSFSAHKTNGPKGIGALYIRRKPRIRIEAQMHGGGHERGFRSGTLATHQIVGMGEAFRIAREKGHAENERIRALRDRLWNGLSTIEEVYLNGDMEKRVPHNLNVSFNYVEGESLIMAIKELAVSSGSACTSASLEPSYVLRALGRNDELAHSSIRFTIGRFTTEEEIDYAVELIKSRVDKLRDMSPLWEMAKEGIDLNSVQWAAH; encoded by the coding sequence ATGCTTAAATTACCCGTTTATCTGGACTATTCAGCAACCACCCCGGTTGATCCTGAGGTAGTTGAGAAAATGGTGCCATGGCTTTATGAAGAGTTTGGTAACCCCGCATCACGCAGTCACTCTTTCGGCTGGACGGCAGAAGAAGCCGTTGAAAACGCCAGAAAGCAGGTGGCCGATCTGGTTAACGCCGACCCACGTGAAATCGTGTGGACGTCGGGCGCAACCGAATCCGACAACCTGGCCATTAAGGGCGCTGCCCAGTTTTACAAAGAGCGCGGCAAGCACCTGATCACGGTCAAAACTGAACATAAAGCAGTGCTCGATACAATGCGGGAACTGGAGCGCCAGGGCTTTGAAGTAACCTATCTGGACGTTCAGGAAAATGGTCTGATCGATATGGACGTGCTCAAAGCAGCCATTCGTCCCGACACCATTCTGCTCTCTGTTATGTTTGTGAACAATGAAATCGGCGTGATTCAGGACATTCCTGCGATTGGCGAACTGTGCCGCGAAAAAGGCATTATTTTCCATGTCGATGCAGCTCAGGCAACCGGCAAAGTAGATATTGACCTGTCTACCCTGAAAGTAGATCTGATGTCTTTTTCTGCTCATAAAACGAATGGTCCCAAAGGGATCGGCGCGTTGTATATCCGCCGCAAACCACGTATTCGTATTGAAGCGCAAATGCACGGTGGCGGCCATGAACGTGGCTTTCGTTCCGGTACCCTGGCAACGCATCAAATTGTGGGGATGGGAGAAGCGTTCCGCATTGCCCGGGAAAAAGGCCATGCTGAAAACGAACGTATCCGCGCCTTACGCGATCGCTTGTGGAACGGTTTATCCACGATCGAAGAAGTGTATCTGAATGGTGATATGGAAAAACGTGTACCGCATAATCTGAACGTCAGCTTCAATTATGTGGAAGGCGAATCGCTCATCATGGCAATCAAGGAATTGGCGGTATCCAGCGGCTCTGCTTGTACCTCTGCCAGCCTTGAGCCCTCTTATGTGCTGCGTGCTCTGGGCCGTAATGATGAACTGGCACACAGTTCCATCCGCTTCACCATCGGTCGCTTCACAACCGAAGAAGAAATCGATTACGCAGTCGAACTCATCAAATCCCGCGTCGACAAATTGCGCGATATGTCTCCCTTGTGGGAAATGGCCAAGGAAGGCATCGATCTGAACAGTGTTCAGTGGGCAGCGCATTAA
- a CDS encoding PhoX family protein, with product MTSAPFSPSRRRSLKALASAPMLPLTTGVLAGFAGFATAQTADAVKKAFASAEFTGMAAPTLDNPASLAETTVGSSLKVNWADNTNTTYELAYKPFFLTGDKVPDGKGGEIIAGGYFDINNKPIMDASVAGKERQMFSDCPDGTSLLKLDNAKVDGVKGNPVFAVVQFEYTTRNQNGDDMYGKLPSPIAVLTLDQDPATGHLSLVKYHNVDTSGVHGLWITCGASLSPWNTHLSSEEYEPDAFKIAKNDEFKGFSKALFGDEKKANPYHYGHLPEVTVNPDGTGSIKKHYNLGRISHELIQVMPDKRTALMGDDANHGGLFMFVADKEEDLSAGNLYVAKWHQTSGEGPGSADLTWIHLGHATSDEIEALADKLKPEDIMEVKYEDPNDDSFKKIVFDKKVNWVKLKPGMEKAATFLETHRHAAVAGGSMGFSKMEGTTVNAKDKIAYSAMSYVRDAMLDGSSDVKVQGPYAGAVYALNLKAGQKDHTGKDINSEWVPVDMKPPAELVGEDLKTPDALGNLAHADKIANPDNIKFSETLRTLFIGEDSGTHVNNFLWAYNVDTKQLARLLSCPAGAESTGLQSVDELNGWTYIMSNFQHPGDWEKGKGGKPGLHDVVKDKVAPLIDENYHDRFSACVGYLTGKEKAVKV from the coding sequence ATGACATCCGCTCCATTCTCTCCTTCCCGTCGTCGCAGCCTGAAGGCCCTGGCCAGTGCGCCTATGCTGCCGCTTACCACTGGCGTTCTGGCCGGTTTCGCGGGGTTTGCCACCGCCCAGACCGCCGATGCCGTAAAAAAGGCGTTCGCTTCTGCTGAATTTACGGGTATGGCTGCACCCACACTGGATAATCCTGCCTCGCTGGCCGAAACCACTGTCGGTTCTTCCCTGAAAGTCAACTGGGCCGACAATACCAACACCACGTATGAACTGGCTTACAAGCCGTTCTTTCTGACAGGCGATAAAGTGCCGGATGGCAAAGGTGGCGAAATCATCGCTGGCGGTTATTTCGACATCAACAACAAGCCAATTATGGATGCCTCTGTTGCCGGCAAAGAGCGCCAGATGTTCTCGGACTGTCCCGATGGCACATCACTGCTGAAGCTGGACAACGCCAAGGTAGATGGCGTCAAAGGCAATCCGGTATTTGCGGTGGTTCAGTTCGAATACACCACACGCAATCAGAATGGCGACGATATGTACGGCAAACTGCCCTCTCCTATCGCCGTACTGACACTGGACCAGGATCCTGCTACCGGTCATTTGTCTCTGGTTAAATATCACAACGTCGATACATCAGGCGTGCACGGTCTGTGGATTACCTGTGGTGCCTCACTCTCGCCCTGGAATACCCACCTGTCCAGCGAAGAGTACGAACCCGACGCCTTCAAAATCGCCAAAAACGACGAATTCAAAGGCTTCAGCAAAGCCCTGTTCGGCGACGAGAAAAAAGCCAACCCATACCACTACGGTCACCTGCCTGAAGTCACGGTTAACCCCGACGGCACTGGCTCCATCAAGAAACATTACAACCTGGGCCGTATCTCACATGAATTGATCCAGGTAATGCCCGACAAACGTACCGCGCTGATGGGCGACGATGCCAACCACGGCGGCCTGTTCATGTTTGTTGCAGACAAAGAAGAAGATCTGTCTGCCGGCAATCTGTATGTTGCCAAATGGCACCAGACCAGCGGCGAAGGCCCTGGCTCGGCTGACCTGACCTGGATTCACCTGGGTCACGCAACCAGCGACGAAATTGAAGCGCTGGCTGACAAGCTCAAACCTGAAGACATCATGGAAGTGAAATACGAAGATCCTAATGATGATTCCTTCAAGAAAATCGTCTTCGACAAAAAAGTGAACTGGGTCAAACTGAAACCCGGTATGGAAAAAGCCGCTACATTCCTGGAAACGCACCGCCACGCCGCTGTAGCCGGTGGTAGCATGGGCTTTTCAAAAATGGAAGGCACAACGGTTAATGCCAAGGACAAAATTGCCTACTCCGCCATGTCCTATGTGCGCGACGCCATGCTGGATGGTTCCAGCGATGTCAAGGTCCAGGGCCCCTATGCCGGTGCGGTCTATGCACTGAATCTGAAAGCCGGACAAAAAGATCACACCGGCAAGGACATCAACAGCGAATGGGTACCGGTGGATATGAAACCGCCAGCAGAACTGGTAGGTGAAGATCTGAAAACACCGGATGCATTGGGCAACCTGGCTCACGCCGACAAAATTGCCAACCCGGATAATATCAAGTTTTCCGAAACACTGCGTACGCTGTTTATTGGCGAAGATAGCGGCACCCACGTTAACAACTTCCTGTGGGCCTACAACGTGGATACCAAACAGCTGGCACGCCTGCTGTCCTGCCCTGCCGGCGCCGAATCCACCGGTCTGCAGTCCGTAGACGAGCTCAATGGCTGGACCTATATCATGAGCAACTTCCAGCACCCCGGTGACTGGGAAAAAGGCAAAGGCGGCAAACCCGGCTTGCACGATGTGGTCAAGGACAAAGTCGCCCCGCTGATCGATGAAAACTATCATGATCGCTTCAGCGCTTGCGTCGGATACCTGACCGGCAAGGAAAAAGCCGTTAAAGTTTAA
- the iscA gene encoding iron-sulfur cluster assembly protein IscA, producing MAITLSPKAAQHIERYLQKRGKGIGLRLGVRTTGCSGMAYKLEYVDEPDTADQVFESHGVKVFVDAKSLPYIDGTELDYAREGLNEGFKFSNPNEKAACGCGESFTV from the coding sequence ATGGCAATTACCTTATCTCCGAAAGCGGCGCAGCACATTGAACGCTACCTCCAGAAGCGTGGTAAGGGGATTGGTCTGCGTCTGGGTGTGCGCACTACCGGTTGCTCCGGTATGGCGTACAAACTTGAATATGTTGACGAACCGGATACGGCCGATCAGGTATTTGAAAGCCACGGCGTGAAGGTTTTCGTCGATGCGAAAAGCCTGCCCTATATCGATGGCACCGAGCTTGATTATGCCCGTGAGGGATTGAATGAAGGCTTTAAATTCAGCAATCCCAATGAAAAAGCGGCCTGCGGCTGCGGCGAATCATTTACGGTGTGA
- the iscU gene encoding Fe-S cluster assembly scaffold IscU, translated as MAYSNKVLDHYENPRNVGSFEKGDESVGTGMVGAPACGDVMKLQIKVNQEGVIEDARFKTYGCGSAIASSSLVTEWVKGKTLDQALDIRNKQIAEELALPPVKIHCSILAEDAIKAAVQDYKDKHTV; from the coding sequence ATGGCATACAGCAACAAAGTTCTTGATCACTATGAAAATCCTCGTAACGTAGGCTCGTTCGAGAAAGGCGACGAATCTGTCGGTACCGGCATGGTTGGCGCTCCTGCCTGTGGTGACGTTATGAAACTGCAGATCAAAGTCAACCAGGAAGGTGTGATTGAAGACGCACGTTTCAAAACCTATGGCTGCGGCTCCGCCATTGCTTCCAGCTCACTGGTTACCGAATGGGTCAAAGGCAAGACGCTGGATCAGGCGCTGGACATTCGCAATAAGCAAATTGCCGAAGAACTGGCCTTGCCACCGGTGAAAATTCACTGTTCTATCCTGGCTGAAGACGCCATCAAGGCAGCGGTTCAGGATTATAAAGACAAACATACGGTTTAA
- the fdx gene encoding ISC system 2Fe-2S type ferredoxin, translated as MPKITVLPHPDVCPDGAVINDAPEGTSICRILLDNHIEIEHACELSCACTTCHVVIKEGFNSLEEATDDEEDLLDKAWGLTSVSRLSCQAIVADQDLVVEIPKYTINHAKENH; from the coding sequence ATGCCCAAGATTACCGTATTACCGCATCCCGATGTCTGCCCTGACGGCGCTGTCATTAACGATGCACCTGAAGGCACTTCCATTTGCCGGATTCTGCTGGACAATCATATTGAGATTGAACACGCGTGTGAACTGTCCTGTGCCTGCACCACCTGCCACGTTGTGATCAAGGAAGGATTCAATTCACTGGAAGAAGCGACTGATGATGAAGAAGATCTGCTGGACAAGGCGTGGGGACTGACCTCTGTGTCGCGCCTGTCGTGCCAGGCAATCGTGGCAGATCAGGATCTGGTCGTGGAAATTCCTAAGTACACCATCAATCATGCCAAGGAAAATCATTGA
- a CDS encoding alanyl-tRNA editing protein, with amino-acid sequence MKFHRQTRKRYYEDGFLGSCQASVIKIEADMIELDATVAFPEGGGQEADHGTITLDNGSVLRFIDARKMYGHSPGIDGFPDVQVGGVIWHKVHPDDVSLLNQVRIHDSVTVHIDVDRRAWLTLSHTASHILYVAVAAVRPDAVQATLGCHIRSDGARFDFGVNERFTPDQVSQIEAYANDLVLCDAAITMSAHPQEPDLRSWHCEQHRIACGGTHLDRTGPVGRLVVKRKSLGAGKERLSCSFPDAVVDTARFG; translated from the coding sequence ATGAAATTTCACCGGCAAACCCGCAAGCGCTATTACGAGGACGGTTTTCTTGGCAGCTGTCAGGCCAGCGTCATTAAAATTGAAGCCGACATGATTGAGCTTGATGCGACGGTCGCGTTTCCGGAAGGCGGAGGACAGGAGGCTGACCATGGCACGATCACGCTGGATAATGGTTCTGTGCTAAGGTTTATCGATGCGCGGAAAATGTACGGGCATTCGCCTGGTATTGATGGTTTTCCTGATGTGCAGGTCGGCGGTGTCATCTGGCACAAAGTCCATCCTGATGATGTCTCACTCTTAAATCAGGTACGCATACACGATAGCGTCACGGTGCATATTGATGTCGATCGCAGGGCCTGGCTGACCCTGAGTCATACGGCTTCACATATTCTGTATGTGGCTGTTGCTGCGGTCCGGCCGGATGCCGTACAAGCCACCCTGGGATGTCATATCCGCAGCGATGGCGCGCGGTTTGATTTTGGCGTCAACGAACGCTTTACCCCGGATCAGGTGAGTCAGATCGAAGCCTATGCCAATGATCTGGTTTTATGCGATGCCGCTATCACCATGAGCGCGCACCCGCAAGAACCGGATTTACGCAGTTGGCATTGTGAGCAACATCGGATCGCCTGTGGCGGTACGCATTTGGATCGTACCGGGCCGGTTGGTCGGCTGGTGGTGAAACGCAAGAGCCTGGGTGCCGGCAAAGAGCGTTTAAGTTGCAGTTTTCCTGATGCCGTGGTTGATACGGCCCGCTTTGGCTGA
- the hscA gene encoding Fe-S protein assembly chaperone HscA, translated as MALLQISEPGDSPVPHQRRFAVGIDLGTTHSLVAAVRNSIPEVLADENGKELLPSVVRYLDGQGVEIGYPAVRKQNTDPLNTLVSVKRLMGRSYDEAVSMKLPYEFSPGEGTVRIRTRQGDKTPVDVSAQILAKLRQRAEDVLGDDLVGAVITVPAYFDDTQRQATRDAARVAGLNVLRLLNEPTAAAIAYGLDNASEGVFAVYDLGGGTFDISILRLSKGVFEVVATGGDTQLGGDDFDEAIVADIMKHHSQEQLTAADRRLLLSRARQMREKLSATPKAAFEVSLSNGLNIDQMFPQNHFENISRHLITRTLTLVDDVLHSAGLTAEQINGVVLVGGATRMPIVRNRVREHFNQQPLTDLDPDKVVALGAARQAHLLAGNRAPGEDWLLLDVTPLSLGLETMGGLVEKVIPRNSTIPVARAQEFTTYKDGQSAMSIHVLQGERDLVTDCRSLARFELRDIPPMVAGAARIRVTFQVDADGLLSVTATEQSTGKEAQITVKPSYGLTDEQITTMLQESMQNAGEDSAQRMLREQQVDARQLLDSVKSAMDKDRDLLSEDEIREITEHIESLSGLSDTDDIVDWRDATDRLAKATEDFAARRMDRSIRNALAGKSLNDIA; from the coding sequence ATGGCACTCTTACAGATTTCCGAACCCGGAGACTCTCCGGTCCCTCATCAACGTCGTTTTGCCGTAGGTATTGATCTGGGCACGACCCACTCGCTGGTCGCAGCAGTGCGCAATAGCATTCCCGAAGTCCTGGCCGACGAGAACGGCAAGGAACTGTTGCCGTCTGTTGTCCGTTATCTGGACGGTCAGGGCGTGGAAATCGGCTACCCGGCCGTTCGCAAGCAAAACACCGATCCCCTGAATACCCTGGTTTCTGTCAAGCGGCTGATGGGTCGCTCCTATGACGAAGCGGTCAGCATGAAACTGCCTTACGAGTTTTCTCCTGGCGAGGGCACAGTGCGTATACGCACCCGTCAGGGCGATAAAACACCGGTGGATGTGTCGGCACAGATCCTGGCCAAGCTGCGCCAGCGGGCGGAAGATGTGCTGGGTGATGATCTGGTCGGGGCCGTTATTACGGTGCCTGCTTATTTTGATGATACGCAGCGTCAGGCGACGCGTGATGCGGCGCGTGTGGCGGGTCTGAACGTCTTGCGCCTGCTCAACGAGCCTACTGCTGCAGCGATTGCCTATGGGCTGGATAATGCCTCTGAAGGGGTGTTTGCCGTATATGACCTGGGTGGCGGCACTTTCGATATCTCGATTCTGCGCCTGAGCAAGGGCGTGTTCGAAGTGGTTGCGACGGGTGGCGATACACAATTGGGTGGTGACGATTTTGATGAGGCCATTGTGGCCGATATCATGAAGCACCATAGCCAGGAACAATTAACCGCGGCAGACCGCCGACTGTTACTGAGTCGCGCGCGTCAGATGCGGGAAAAGCTGTCTGCTACCCCTAAGGCCGCCTTTGAAGTGTCTCTTTCCAATGGCCTGAATATCGACCAAATGTTCCCACAGAACCATTTCGAAAATATCAGCCGGCATCTGATTACGCGCACGCTGACGCTGGTGGACGATGTGCTGCATAGCGCCGGGCTGACTGCGGAACAGATCAATGGTGTTGTGCTGGTAGGCGGTGCAACTCGTATGCCGATCGTACGCAATCGCGTTCGCGAACATTTCAATCAGCAACCCTTAACCGATCTGGACCCCGACAAAGTCGTGGCGCTGGGTGCTGCGCGCCAGGCACATCTGCTGGCCGGCAATCGCGCCCCAGGCGAGGATTGGCTGTTGCTGGACGTGACGCCACTGTCGCTGGGACTGGAAACCATGGGCGGCCTGGTAGAGAAAGTTATTCCCCGTAACAGCACCATTCCCGTGGCGCGCGCACAGGAATTTACCACCTATAAAGACGGTCAGAGCGCCATGAGCATCCACGTGTTGCAGGGTGAGCGCGATCTGGTTACCGACTGTCGCTCACTGGCGCGCTTCGAACTGCGCGACATCCCGCCAATGGTCGCCGGTGCAGCGCGTATCCGGGTGACGTTCCAGGTGGATGCAGATGGCTTGCTCAGTGTGACGGCCACCGAACAAAGTACCGGCAAAGAGGCGCAGATTACCGTCAAACCTTCTTATGGTCTGACTGACGAGCAGATTACCACCATGTTGCAGGAAAGCATGCAGAACGCCGGCGAAGATTCGGCGCAGCGCATGTTGCGCGAACAGCAGGTGGATGCGCGCCAGTTGCTCGATTCAGTGAAATCCGCCATGGACAAAGATCGTGATCTGTTGAGTGAAGACGAGATTCGCGAGATTACCGAGCACATTGAATCGCTGTCGGGCCTGTCCGATACCGATGATATTGTGGACTGGCGGGATGCCACCGACAGGCTGGCCAAGGCAACGGAAGATTTTGCTGCTCGTCGCATGGACAGAAGCATTCGCAACGCGCTCGCAGGCAAATCGCTTAATGATATCGCTTAA